tgtttagtttctttCACTTGGACCCTTAGTAAAATGTCAAATATGATACTATTATGCGTAGTTAATTGGatattttcagaatttctaaCTCAAATCACACATTTCCATAGTGGTTTCCAGTCCCTCTAAAGTAAAAGGATTGCCTCAATGTGTTTGTAACACTTGCAATTTCTCTGTTTCAAATACATCATGTGTTTCCCAAATTTATCAATGTCATTTTCAAACCATCCCTTTTAGTTGGAAGTGAGGTGAAAGCAAACTATTAAAGCATTGATATCAGTACGTAATGCCTCCATCACCCCGTAACATCTGATTAACAACAGGATTGCCCCTCTTCCTTACCTGTAAGCTTTGGAATAGTCTCTGAAATGCCATCAGATTATCCCTTAAATAATGAAAAGCACATCTCATGTAGATTGGAATTAAGATTAAAATATGTGCACATACAAATTTCAATAAAGAAGAATTCTTgcaaatttttaaagcagtaataTGTATTTTGATTACAATTACAGTGTATTTTCCActtatttaatagttttttttctaaaactctaTTCCCCCTTGAAAATTACTTTGATGTGtaagtatatacatttaaatctatatttTGTTGACCTTCCATGTTGAATATACTCATTGTCACCTAATTTAGTGTAAAAAGATGTATTTGGCAAtaggagggggcagggctggggaatAATTTAATTCTCTCACCTTTATCCTTAGGGTAGTTTTGTAGTGAAGGTCCAACGCtaatctcattgtgttttttacaTGTTCGAAGAAAAgttgggagggaaaaaaacagatcTAAAAGGTAAGAACCAGGTTACCTTCAATAATCATACAAAGTAATGTAAATAGAACCACGTAAAATAAAGTTTAGTGTTTTACATAGAACTCTAAAGATAATTAGAAACACGCCATATCTTTTCTCATATATAAGGGGACTTGTATTTAGTAGCATGGATTTAAAAGAGAGCACACACTCTGATATTCTCATTTATTCCGTGAGATTTATGATGCTTTTAATATCCACCCGAAATATGTCCCTAACTGTATTGTCTCCTGAGAATGAATTTAGTGTTCCTGATCGctaatctgctttctctctctatggATTCATCTcttttggatatttcatataatggaattatataatataatacgcACAGATGTGCCCTTTTATacttggcttcttttgcttagcacgTTTTGACTATCATGAACTGGTGTAACTCTTACGAATGCTGTCATGAACATTTACCTGCAAAGTTTTTGTATGAACTCTTGTGGTTGTCGGTACTTTGGGGGTACACATCTGGAAAGGAATTACTGGATCAGAATGGTAATTCTTAGCTTGACGTATGGAGTCACCGTCAAACTCCATCCATAGTGACTGTACTGTTTTACCTTCCCATTAATACACAAGGATTCTTATCTCTATACCCTTGTCaacctttgtgatttttttttcttttcttatcttttcttttttaagccacCTTATGACAAGcgaagtggtatctccttgtggtgtGGATTTGCATTGCCCtcatggctaatgatgttgaatatcttttcatatgccgaTGTCCATTCACATATCTTCTGTAAGAAATGTCCTTCAacttttttgcctgttttttttttgtttaatttgggtAATTTTTCATTTAGATATTGGACTGTAAGagtcctttgtatattttatatactagaCACTTACCAGATAGAAGattgacaatttttttcattatatgagTTAATTTTTCATTCCGTAATAATGTCCATTAATGCATACAACTTGtctgttttttacattttgataaatcCAATTTAGGAGATTTTAACtttgttgtttgttattttgCTGTCATATCTAAGAAAGCTATAAAGAGCTCAGCTAAgctaagagagggagagaaagagagaggaagggagagaaagagagaaatgagctgCTAGGTGCTGGAACAGACAATTACGGCCACAGGCCATAATGAAAGATTTAGGCCtttaatcattattaaaatgGTCCTCTCAGTCATGTCATGAAagttaatgattatttttgtatttattcccAGTATAGGTTTCCCGAGTGGCCTGTacagacaaacaaaatctaacaCTGTTGAAAGAATTCATTCTAATGGGAATCACAGGACTCCCTGAGCTGCAGGCTCCATTATTTGGACCACTCCTCACTGTTTATCTGGTCTCAGTCGTGGGTAATCTGGGTTTGATCATCCTCACCAAGATAGACTCTAGGCTACAAacacccatgtacttcttcctcagaCACCTGGCTTTCACTGATCTTGGTTATTCAACAGCTGTGGGACCCAAAATGCTAGTAAACTATGCTGTAGATCAACATACAATCTCCTTCAATGGGTGTGCCACCCAACTcacttttttcagtatttttatcattaatgaaATTTTCATTCTGTCAGcaatggcctatgaccgctatgtggccatccGTAACCCTCTGCTCTACACAGCTGTTATGTCACAAAGATTATGTCAGGTGCTAGTGGTAATGCCTTACCTCTATAgtgtctctttgtctttgttgaccatcatgaaaattttcctttcatCATTTAGTGATTATAATGTCATCAAGCATTTCTACTGTGACAGTCTACCATTGATAGCTTTGCTCTGTTCAGGCACCGATGAAATTAGATTGATAATTCTgatcttttctgcttttaatttggTGTCATCCCTTCTCACAGTCCTTGTGTCCTACATTCTAATCTCTGTTGCCATCTTCAGGATGA
This genomic stretch from Lynx canadensis isolate LIC74 chromosome D1, mLynCan4.pri.v2, whole genome shotgun sequence harbors:
- the LOC115526393 gene encoding olfactory receptor 8K3-like, with the protein product MKMTKGIGVDIKDVGVAVFNYHFQEILLYIRGETQRSKVIHKSLLGCAMNKWEPRDFPPRRYWTVSRVACTDKQNLTLLKEFILMGITGLPELQAPLFGPLLTVYLVSVVGNLGLIILTKIDSRLQTPMYFFLRHLAFTDLGYSTAVGPKMLVNYAVDQHTISFNGCATQLTFFSIFIINEIFILSAMAYDRYVAIRNPLLYTAVMSQRLCQVLVVMPYLYSVSLSLLTIMKIFLSSFSDYNVIKHFYCDSLPLIALLCSGTDEIRLIILIFSAFNLVSSLLTVLVSYILISVAIFRMNSAEGRHKAFSTCGSHLAVIALFYGTLFFMYVQPKSTHSFDTDNMAALFYTLVIPMLNPMIYSLRNKEVKNALRRTWRKCANIDILQRYCRFGSSPPQ